One Castanea sativa cultivar Marrone di Chiusa Pesio chromosome 4, ASM4071231v1 DNA window includes the following coding sequences:
- the LOC142632757 gene encoding uncharacterized protein LOC142632757, producing the protein MAMVQNMGGKIVEVFVDSRLVVDQVHGELEARDLRMRGYLNKARRLQLGFEFFTLQQIPRSKNTHVDSLATLATFSKQGLPRDILIEDLHKPTKEKKEKVQVHQVMVGPSWMDPLILFLNEGTLPDEKGEADKVQRKAPPFWLSEEQKLYRRSFSRPYLLCVHPEAVEPLLEELHEGICGSHINAEPLSNIRDLDAKKFVWKNIVTRFRIPHTLISDNGLQFDSKTFRRYCCELSIRNRYLTPAYPQGKMQVEAVNKVILNGLKKRLDEAKGRWVEELPHVL; encoded by the exons ATGGCCATGGTTCAGAACATGGGAGGAAAGATAGTGGAAGTGTTCGTAGATTCAAGGTTGGTGGTAGACCAAGTACATGGAGAATTAGAGGCTAGGGATTTGAGAATGCGAGGATATTTGAATAAAGCTAGGCGCTTGCAgttaggttttgagttttttactTTGCAGCAAATCCCGAGGAGCAAAAATACTCATGTTGACTCTCTGGCTACTTTGGCAACCTTTTCTAAACAAGGCTTACCTCGAGATATACTCATTGAGGATTTGCATAAGCCTACCAAGGAAAAAAAGGAGAAGGTCCAAGTTCACCAGGTCATGGTCGGTCCTAGCTGGATGgatcctttaattttatttctcaaTGAAGGTACTCTGCCTGATGAGAAGGGGGAGGCAGATAAGGTACAGAGGAAAGCTCCTcctttctggttgtccgaggagcaAAAGTTGTACAGACGTTCTTTTTCTAGACCATACTTGCTATGTGTCCATCCCGAAGCAGTGGAGCCACTTCTGGAGGAGTTGCATGAGGGGATCTGTGGAAGTCATATAAATG cgGAGCCACTGTCTAATATTAGAGATCTggatgcaaagaagtttgtatggaagaatattgtcaCTCGGTTTAggattcctcacaccctcatctCAGATAATGGACTCCAGTTTGACAGTAAAACCTTCAGGAGGTATTGTTGTGAATTAAGCATTAGAAACAGATACTTAACTCCAGCTTATCCACAAGGAAAAATGCAGGTTGAGGCAGTCAACAAAGTTATATTGAATGgacttaagaaaaggttggatgaggCAAaaggaagatgggtggaagagttGCCACATGTTCTCTAG
- the LOC142630246 gene encoding uncharacterized protein LOC142630246 isoform X1: MESWNCVSEGKEFESDETILPTNNSHSRSKNCLLGWELRTPCGFGNDLLVSSQQAVENHRFGELGFPEMIGRQLNHNSTSEVVRSSKVGGEHVGNLVMSMPNGFSGEDDSTSKLTSSVADSNSRDSSFIDLNLGRLADIRDAHNSKFSKGAPILLSSSESSSPAKRIRASGMHSQISFCQVYGCNKDLSSSKDYHKRHKVCEIHSKTAKVIVNGIEQRFCQQCSRFHLLGEFDDGKRSCRKRLAGHNERRRKPQGIHTGRAGRFLQSYNDIAGSRYQGSPLTTTSFVCQEIPPSGLFQPEKYGTSDWCRHIKIEDGSDYRPMTAFPITNGNQNSKSLFPTYNTEKQFPPFHESGANTTTGSIFSENAGQYTHDIGGQNSSSRSFFQSTSGSEDFSVFDAASTAQGLSGISDSGCALSLLSSQSQNSSSHSSGIPMARPLIMPGSHPHYGISRVSEKFIGVSSQASPSGTSNKFISSEMNSAEENHLGHVFISDSSDAINLEITDGIFQGSNFLHSSDRHSCESGPTIDLLQLSSELHRVEHQRQSLQVKQENDAQQTRG; this comes from the exons ATGGAGTCTTGGAACTGCGTTTCTGAAGGGAAGGAGTTTGAATCCGATGAAACAATTTTACCTACTAATAATTCACACTCAAGAAGTAAGAATTGCTTGCTGGGATGGGAATTGAGAACCCCATGTGGTTTTGGCAACGACTTGCTAGTCTCAAGTCAACAAGCTGTTGAGAATCACCGATTTGGGGAATTGGGTTTTCCAGAGATGATTGGGAGACAACTAAACCACAATTCCACTAGTGAAGTTGTGAGAAGTAGCAAGGTTGGTGGTGAACATGTTGGTAATCTGGTTATGTCTATGCCGAATGGATTTTCTGGTGAAGATGATTCCACTTCCAAGCTCACAAGCTCTGTGGCAGACTCAAATAGTAGGGATTCTTCATTCATTGATTTGAACCTCGGGCGTCTTGCTGATATTAGAGATGCTCATAATTCTAAATTTTCTAAAGGAGCTCCCATTTTATTATCTTCATCTGAATCATCTTCACCTGCCAAGAGAATTCGAGCATCTGGTATGCATTCTCAAATTTCCTTCTGCCAAGTTTATGGCTGTAATAAAGACCTCAGCTCTTCTAAAGACTACCACAAGAGGCATAAAGTTTGTGAGATTCACTCAAAGACAGCCAAAGTTATCGTTAATGGCATTGAACAGAGGTTTTGTCAGCAGTGTAGCAG GTTTCATTTGCTGGGTGAATTTGATGATGGTAAGCGTAGCTGCCGTAAACGCCTTGCAGGCCACAACGAGCGTCGGAGAAAGCCTCAAGGTATTCACACTGGGAGGGCCGGGAGATTTCTGCAGTCATATAATG ACATTGCAGGCAGCAGATATCAGGGAAGTCCTTTAACAACGACATCCTTTGTTTGCCAAGAGATCCCCCCTAGTGGTCTTTTTCAACCTGAGAAATATGGAACTAGTGACTGGTGTAGGCatataaaaattgaagatgGGTCTGATTATAGGCCTATGACAGCCTTTCCTATTACCAATGGGAATCAGAATTCAAAATCCCTCTTCCCTACCTATAATACAGAAAAACAGTTTCCCCCTTTTCATGAGAGTGGAGCTAATACTACAACAGGAAGCATTTTCAGTGAGAATGCTGGTCAATATACACATGATATAGGAGGCCAAAATTCTAGCTCACGTTCTTTTTTCCAGAGCACCTCAGGAAGTGAAGACTTCAGTGTTTTTGATGCAGCATCAACCGCTCAAGGATTATCGGGAATTTCAGATTCTGGTtgtgctctctctcttctgtcATCTCAATCACAGAACTCTTCAAGCCATTCATCTGGAATCCCCATGGCTCGTCCATTGATCATGCCAGGTAGCCACCCCCATTATGGCATTAGTCGAGTCTCCGAGAAATTCATAGGAGTAAGCTCACAAGCTTCCCCTAGTGGAACATCAAATAAGTTCATTTCATCAGAAATGAATTCTGCAGAAGAGAATCACCTTGGTCATGTGTTTATATCTGATAGTAGTGATGCTATTAACCTTGAAATTACAGATGGGATTTTCCAAGGCTCTAATTTTTTGCATTCCAGTGATCGCCATTCCTGTGAAAGTGGACCTACCATTGACTTGCTTCAACTGTCATCAGAACTCCACCGAGTGGAGCATCAGAGGCAATCCTTGCAGGTTAAGCAGGAAAATGATGCTCAGCAAACAAG GGGCTGA
- the LOC142630246 gene encoding uncharacterized protein LOC142630246 isoform X2: MESWNCVSEGKEFESDETILPTNNSHSRSKNCLLGWELRTPCGFGNDLLVSSQQAVENHRFGELGFPEMIGRQLNHNSTSEVVRSSKVGGEHVGNLVMSMPNGFSGEDDSTSKLTSSVADSNSRDSSFIDLNLGRLADIRDAHNSKFSKGAPILLSSSESSSPAKRIRASGMHSQISFCQVYGCNKDLSSSKDYHKRHKVCEIHSKTAKVIVNGIEQRFCQQCSRFHLLGEFDDGKRSCRKRLAGHNERRRKPQGIHTGRAGRFLQSYNGSRYQGSPLTTTSFVCQEIPPSGLFQPEKYGTSDWCRHIKIEDGSDYRPMTAFPITNGNQNSKSLFPTYNTEKQFPPFHESGANTTTGSIFSENAGQYTHDIGGQNSSSRSFFQSTSGSEDFSVFDAASTAQGLSGISDSGCALSLLSSQSQNSSSHSSGIPMARPLIMPGSHPHYGISRVSEKFIGVSSQASPSGTSNKFISSEMNSAEENHLGHVFISDSSDAINLEITDGIFQGSNFLHSSDRHSCESGPTIDLLQLSSELHRVEHQRQSLQVKQENDAQQTRG, translated from the exons ATGGAGTCTTGGAACTGCGTTTCTGAAGGGAAGGAGTTTGAATCCGATGAAACAATTTTACCTACTAATAATTCACACTCAAGAAGTAAGAATTGCTTGCTGGGATGGGAATTGAGAACCCCATGTGGTTTTGGCAACGACTTGCTAGTCTCAAGTCAACAAGCTGTTGAGAATCACCGATTTGGGGAATTGGGTTTTCCAGAGATGATTGGGAGACAACTAAACCACAATTCCACTAGTGAAGTTGTGAGAAGTAGCAAGGTTGGTGGTGAACATGTTGGTAATCTGGTTATGTCTATGCCGAATGGATTTTCTGGTGAAGATGATTCCACTTCCAAGCTCACAAGCTCTGTGGCAGACTCAAATAGTAGGGATTCTTCATTCATTGATTTGAACCTCGGGCGTCTTGCTGATATTAGAGATGCTCATAATTCTAAATTTTCTAAAGGAGCTCCCATTTTATTATCTTCATCTGAATCATCTTCACCTGCCAAGAGAATTCGAGCATCTGGTATGCATTCTCAAATTTCCTTCTGCCAAGTTTATGGCTGTAATAAAGACCTCAGCTCTTCTAAAGACTACCACAAGAGGCATAAAGTTTGTGAGATTCACTCAAAGACAGCCAAAGTTATCGTTAATGGCATTGAACAGAGGTTTTGTCAGCAGTGTAGCAG GTTTCATTTGCTGGGTGAATTTGATGATGGTAAGCGTAGCTGCCGTAAACGCCTTGCAGGCCACAACGAGCGTCGGAGAAAGCCTCAAGGTATTCACACTGGGAGGGCCGGGAGATTTCTGCAGTCATATAATG GCAGCAGATATCAGGGAAGTCCTTTAACAACGACATCCTTTGTTTGCCAAGAGATCCCCCCTAGTGGTCTTTTTCAACCTGAGAAATATGGAACTAGTGACTGGTGTAGGCatataaaaattgaagatgGGTCTGATTATAGGCCTATGACAGCCTTTCCTATTACCAATGGGAATCAGAATTCAAAATCCCTCTTCCCTACCTATAATACAGAAAAACAGTTTCCCCCTTTTCATGAGAGTGGAGCTAATACTACAACAGGAAGCATTTTCAGTGAGAATGCTGGTCAATATACACATGATATAGGAGGCCAAAATTCTAGCTCACGTTCTTTTTTCCAGAGCACCTCAGGAAGTGAAGACTTCAGTGTTTTTGATGCAGCATCAACCGCTCAAGGATTATCGGGAATTTCAGATTCTGGTtgtgctctctctcttctgtcATCTCAATCACAGAACTCTTCAAGCCATTCATCTGGAATCCCCATGGCTCGTCCATTGATCATGCCAGGTAGCCACCCCCATTATGGCATTAGTCGAGTCTCCGAGAAATTCATAGGAGTAAGCTCACAAGCTTCCCCTAGTGGAACATCAAATAAGTTCATTTCATCAGAAATGAATTCTGCAGAAGAGAATCACCTTGGTCATGTGTTTATATCTGATAGTAGTGATGCTATTAACCTTGAAATTACAGATGGGATTTTCCAAGGCTCTAATTTTTTGCATTCCAGTGATCGCCATTCCTGTGAAAGTGGACCTACCATTGACTTGCTTCAACTGTCATCAGAACTCCACCGAGTGGAGCATCAGAGGCAATCCTTGCAGGTTAAGCAGGAAAATGATGCTCAGCAAACAAG GGGCTGA